The Collimonas fungivorans Ter331 genome has a segment encoding these proteins:
- a CDS encoding SDR family NAD(P)-dependent oxidoreductase, which yields MQIENNVFLISGGGSGLGAATAAMLVQGGARVVIADINQEAGAALATQLGANARFVATDVCSEASAAEAVNTALTVFGGLHGLVSCAGVAPAKRIVGKEGPHGLEDFARVIQINLIGTFNMMRLAADAMSKGEPNADGERGVIINTASVAAFDGQIGQAAYASSKGGVVALTLPAARELSRHGIRVMTIAPGIMETPMLLGMPAEVQDALGKMVPFPPRLGKPAEFSALVKTIIETVYLNGEVIRLDGGIRLAPK from the coding sequence ATGCAAATCGAAAATAATGTATTCCTGATCAGCGGCGGCGGTTCCGGCCTGGGTGCTGCGACTGCCGCCATGTTGGTGCAGGGCGGCGCCAGGGTGGTGATCGCCGACATCAACCAGGAAGCCGGCGCCGCACTGGCGACGCAGCTGGGCGCCAACGCCCGGTTTGTCGCCACCGATGTGTGCAGCGAGGCCAGCGCGGCGGAAGCCGTCAACACGGCGCTGACGGTGTTCGGCGGCTTGCACGGGCTGGTCAGCTGCGCAGGCGTGGCGCCGGCCAAGCGCATCGTCGGCAAGGAAGGGCCGCATGGCCTGGAAGATTTTGCGCGGGTGATCCAGATCAACCTGATCGGCACCTTCAACATGATGCGCCTGGCGGCCGATGCGATGAGCAAGGGCGAACCGAATGCCGATGGCGAGCGCGGCGTGATCATCAATACCGCCTCGGTGGCCGCGTTCGACGGCCAGATCGGCCAGGCCGCTTACGCCTCGTCCAAGGGCGGGGTGGTGGCCTTGACCTTGCCGGCGGCGCGCGAACTGTCGCGCCACGGCATCCGCGTGATGACGATTGCGCCAGGCATCATGGAAACGCCGATGCTGCTTGGCATGCCGGCAGAAGTGCAGGACGCGCTCGGGAAAATGGTGCCGTTCCCGCCGCGGCTCGGCAAGCCGGCCGAATTCTCGGCATTAGTGAAGACCATTATCGAGACCGTCTACCTGAACGGCGAAGTGATCCGTCTCGACGGCGGGATCCGGCTGGCGCCGAAGTAA
- a CDS encoding AMP-binding protein codes for MSSALPADAPVAGASIPDYAQFYAEFSADSIAAELSGNLQSGINACVECCDRHATPGRIALLWEGKDGRSASYTFAQLKELSGRFANFLKQQGVQPGDRVAGLLPRTPELLVAILGTWRAGAVYQPLFTAFGSKSIEYRVAASEAKLIVTDADNRHKLEEVLDCPPIMTVAAAPPAGDFGFWPELEQQPSEFAPVMRKADDAFIMLFTSGTTGPAKGVAVPLRAMLAFYVYTRYAMDVRPQDAFWNIADPGWAYGLYYCVTGPMLMGHAITFYEGSFTVESTYRIIDKYKITNLAGSPTAYRLLIAGGAEAAGPVKGQLRAVSSAGEPLNPEVNRWFRQHLDCLINDHYGQTETGMVLCNHHGLRHEVHMGSAGLAMPGYRLAVLDDDRNELGVGQPGVLAVDVRNSPVFWFQGYWRQDAVDDDYYITGDTVETNQDGSISFIGRGDDIITSSGYRIGPFDVESALLEHAAVMEAAVVGKPDPDRTELVKAFVVLSTGYQASAELVAELQQYVKHRLAAHSYPREIEFLTELPKTPSGKLQRFILRNQEIAKAKI; via the coding sequence ATGTCATCAGCTTTGCCAGCCGATGCCCCGGTCGCGGGCGCAAGCATCCCGGATTATGCCCAGTTTTACGCCGAATTCAGCGCCGACAGCATCGCCGCCGAGCTGTCCGGCAACCTGCAAAGCGGCATCAATGCCTGTGTCGAATGCTGCGACCGCCACGCCACGCCCGGTCGCATTGCATTGCTTTGGGAAGGCAAGGATGGCCGCAGCGCCAGTTATACCTTCGCCCAGCTCAAGGAATTGTCGGGGCGCTTCGCCAATTTCCTGAAGCAGCAGGGCGTCCAGCCCGGCGACCGCGTCGCCGGATTGCTGCCGCGTACGCCGGAACTGCTGGTTGCCATCCTCGGCACCTGGCGCGCCGGCGCGGTGTACCAGCCCTTGTTCACCGCCTTCGGTTCGAAATCGATTGAATACCGGGTCGCCGCCAGCGAGGCGAAACTGATCGTTACCGATGCCGATAACCGCCACAAGCTGGAGGAAGTGCTGGATTGTCCGCCCATCATGACCGTCGCCGCCGCACCACCGGCCGGCGACTTCGGTTTCTGGCCGGAGCTGGAACAGCAGCCGAGCGAGTTTGCGCCGGTGATGCGCAAGGCTGACGACGCCTTCATCATGCTGTTCACTTCCGGCACGACCGGGCCGGCCAAGGGCGTCGCGGTGCCGCTGCGGGCGATGCTGGCTTTTTACGTCTATACGCGCTATGCAATGGACGTGCGGCCGCAAGACGCTTTCTGGAATATCGCCGATCCCGGTTGGGCCTATGGCTTGTACTATTGCGTCACCGGGCCGATGCTGATGGGCCACGCGATCACCTTCTACGAGGGTTCGTTCACGGTCGAGAGCACCTACCGGATCATCGACAAATACAAGATCACCAATCTTGCCGGTTCGCCTACCGCGTACCGGTTGCTGATTGCCGGCGGTGCGGAAGCAGCGGGGCCGGTCAAGGGCCAGCTGCGCGCCGTCAGCAGCGCCGGCGAACCGCTGAATCCCGAAGTGAACCGCTGGTTCCGCCAGCATCTGGACTGCCTGATCAACGATCATTACGGCCAGACCGAAACGGGCATGGTGTTGTGCAACCACCATGGCTTGCGGCACGAGGTGCACATGGGTTCGGCCGGCCTTGCCATGCCCGGTTACCGGCTGGCGGTGCTGGACGACGACCGGAACGAGCTGGGAGTGGGACAGCCGGGGGTGCTGGCGGTGGATGTGCGCAATTCACCGGTATTCTGGTTCCAGGGTTATTGGCGGCAGGATGCCGTCGACGACGACTATTACATCACCGGCGATACGGTCGAGACCAACCAGGACGGCAGCATCAGCTTTATCGGGCGCGGCGACGATATCATTACCTCCTCCGGTTATCGCATAGGCCCGTTCGATGTCGAAAGCGCGTTGCTGGAGCATGCGGCGGTGATGGAGGCGGCGGTGGTCGGCAAGCCGGATCCCGATCGCACTGAACTGGTCAAGGCTTTTGTCGTCTTAAGTACAGGCTACCAAGCCAGTGCGGAACTGGTGGCCGAGCTGCAGCAATACGTCAAGCACCGGCTGGCGGCGCATTCTTATCCGCGTGAAATCGAATTTTTAACTGAACTGCCAAAAACGCCGAGCGGCAAACTGCAGCGCTTCATCTTGCGCAACCAGGAAATCGCCAAGGCTAAAATTTAA
- a CDS encoding AraC family transcriptional regulator, translating into MEDWEKGTIAISFVDEALHSMRQRGMDTESLLLQAGIAPRWLKEPHARVAAANYGRLWYLIAHAMDDEFFGMDSHPMRVGSFNMLCRSALHSASLGKALGRMLDFLRLVLDDMAAMLSEQDGLARIAISDSGDPRRMFAYGTFLMIVHGVGSWLIGRRIQLLSADFRCTEPLASLDYKIRFCDQARFGQPQTSIAFDAACLALPIVQNQRTLQAFLREAPGNLLVKYSNHDSLAATIRRRLRQLPLTEWSDFDSLSKQLNTPASTLRRKLGQEGQSYQAIKDNLRRDLAINYLSGSARSIEEIAVSLGFADSSAFHRAFKKWTGSSPGEHRRALAGI; encoded by the coding sequence ATGGAAGACTGGGAAAAGGGAACGATCGCCATCAGCTTCGTCGATGAAGCGCTGCACAGCATGCGCCAGCGCGGCATGGATACCGAATCGCTGCTGCTGCAGGCCGGCATCGCGCCGCGCTGGCTGAAAGAACCGCACGCCCGGGTCGCCGCCGCCAACTACGGCCGGCTGTGGTACCTGATCGCGCACGCCATGGACGACGAATTCTTCGGCATGGACAGCCATCCGATGCGGGTCGGCAGCTTCAACATGCTGTGCCGCAGCGCCCTGCATAGCGCCAGCCTCGGCAAGGCCCTCGGGCGCATGCTGGATTTTCTGCGGCTGGTGCTGGACGACATGGCGGCGATGCTTTCCGAACAAGACGGCCTGGCGCGCATCGCCATCAGCGACAGCGGCGATCCGCGCCGCATGTTTGCCTATGGCACCTTCTTGATGATCGTGCACGGCGTCGGCAGTTGGCTGATCGGACGCCGCATCCAGCTGCTGTCGGCGGATTTCCGCTGCACAGAACCGCTGGCCAGCCTCGACTACAAGATCCGCTTTTGCGACCAGGCCCGCTTCGGCCAGCCGCAGACCAGCATCGCCTTCGACGCCGCCTGCCTGGCTTTGCCGATCGTGCAGAACCAGCGCACGCTGCAAGCTTTCCTGCGCGAGGCGCCCGGCAACCTGCTGGTGAAATACAGCAACCACGACAGCCTGGCGGCGACCATCCGCCGCCGGCTGCGCCAGCTGCCGCTGACCGAATGGTCGGATTTCGACAGCCTGTCGAAACAACTCAACACACCGGCTTCGACGCTGCGCCGCAAGCTGGGCCAGGAGGGGCAGTCGTACCAGGCGATCAAGGACAATTTGCGGCGCGACCTGGCGATCAATTACCTGAGCGGCTCCGCCAGGAGCATAGAAGAGATCGCCGTCAGCCTTGGTTTTGCCGACTCCAGCGCCTTCCACCGGGCTTTCAAGAAATGGACGGGAAGCAGTCCGGGCGAGCATCGGCGAGCTTTGGCGGGGATCTAG
- the nhaR gene encoding transcriptional activator NhaR, whose translation MKSSGLNFRHLHYFWVVAKEGSVTRAAERLGLAVQTVSAQLSLLEQAVGKSLLAPQGRRLVLTEAGRLALGYADQIFLLGEQMQEALAAADDEPTLRLAVGISDSLPKLISSRLLEAALRLPQRVKLVCFEDKFESLLGDLTMHKLDVVLTDRPAPSGAALRVFSHLLGESDIALFGSKELAKRYRAKFPASLSGAPLLLPTRNNVIRGRIDHWFEAHELRPDVVGEFDDNALLNTFGRNGLGLFPAPSALAADVEEQFGAVLIGELDQVHEQFYAVSNERKIKHPAVEAILSAIHGRVFTPVKRK comes from the coding sequence ATGAAATCATCTGGACTGAATTTTCGCCACCTGCATTATTTCTGGGTGGTGGCCAAGGAAGGTAGCGTCACCCGCGCCGCCGAACGCCTGGGGCTGGCGGTGCAAACCGTCAGCGCCCAGCTGTCGCTGCTGGAGCAGGCGGTAGGAAAGTCGCTGCTGGCGCCGCAGGGCCGGCGCCTGGTATTGACCGAGGCGGGGCGCCTGGCGCTGGGTTATGCCGATCAGATTTTCTTATTGGGCGAACAGATGCAGGAAGCGCTTGCCGCTGCCGACGATGAACCCACCTTGCGGCTGGCGGTCGGCATTTCGGATTCGCTGCCGAAGCTGATTTCGTCGCGCCTGCTGGAAGCGGCATTGCGCTTGCCGCAGCGGGTGAAGCTGGTGTGTTTCGAGGACAAGTTTGAGTCGCTGCTGGGCGATCTCACCATGCACAAGCTGGATGTGGTGCTGACCGACCGGCCGGCGCCTTCCGGCGCGGCGTTGCGCGTATTCAGCCATTTGCTCGGAGAGAGCGACATCGCGCTGTTCGGCAGCAAGGAGCTGGCCAAGCGTTATCGCGCAAAATTCCCGGCCAGCCTTAGCGGCGCGCCTCTGTTGCTGCCGACCCGCAACAACGTGATCCGCGGCCGCATTGACCACTGGTTCGAAGCGCATGAGCTGCGGCCGGATGTGGTCGGCGAGTTCGATGATAATGCGCTGCTGAACACCTTCGGCCGCAACGGCCTGGGCCTGTTTCCGGCGCCGTCGGCGCTCGCCGCCGATGTCGAGGAACAATTCGGCGCGGTGCTGATCGGCGAACTGGACCAGGTGCATGAGCAGTTTTATGCGGTGTCGAATGAGCGCAAGATCAAGCATCCGGCGGTGGAGGCGATCCTGTCGGCGATACATGGACGGGTGTTCACCCCGGTCAAGCGCAAATAA
- a CDS encoding HPF/RaiA family ribosome-associated protein: protein MKPTIAIVATKGVKLSRRLREYVSHRLSLALDRKQYGIQAMKVRISDQNGPKGGIDKHCQIQLTLPGLPTVVVTEKGNDVAAMVDQAAHRAAQAIDRLLSRAKSIRHTKYTVPTSEAALI from the coding sequence ATGAAACCGACTATCGCCATCGTTGCTACCAAAGGTGTAAAACTCAGCCGCAGACTGCGCGAGTACGTTAGCCATCGCTTGAGCCTGGCGCTCGACAGGAAACAATACGGCATCCAGGCCATGAAAGTGCGCATCAGCGACCAGAACGGGCCCAAGGGCGGCATCGACAAGCATTGCCAGATCCAGCTGACCTTGCCCGGCTTGCCGACCGTGGTCGTCACCGAAAAAGGAAACGACGTCGCCGCCATGGTCGACCAGGCTGCGCATCGCGCCGCGCAAGCCATTGACCGCCTGCTGTCAAGGGCCAAATCGATCCGGCATACCAAATACACGGTGCCGACCAGCGAAGCTGCCCTTATCTAA
- a CDS encoding Bax inhibitor-1/YccA family protein — protein sequence MNNRYDTLRNSSARYAATTVMDGAARKVLRNTYLLLSLCLGFSAIVAGASIAFSLPAPGIIITLIGYFGLLFLVTKYRDQGLGVGLVFALTGFMGYTLGPIVSHYLSLPNGGLTVMMALAGTAIIFLGMSAYALVTKRDLSFMGGMLTVGVLVAFVAGLAAIFFSIPALSLTVSAVFVLLMSGMILFETNNIVRGGETNYVMATVSLFVSIFNLFTSLLQLLGFVNKE from the coding sequence ATGAATAATCGTTACGACACTCTCAGAAACAGCAGCGCCAGGTATGCCGCCACCACGGTGATGGACGGCGCTGCGCGCAAGGTCCTGCGCAACACCTACCTGCTGCTGTCGCTATGCCTGGGTTTCAGCGCCATCGTCGCCGGCGCCTCGATAGCATTCAGCCTGCCCGCGCCCGGCATCATCATCACCCTGATCGGCTATTTCGGCTTGCTGTTCCTGGTCACCAAATACCGTGACCAGGGGCTCGGCGTGGGCCTGGTGTTCGCGCTGACCGGCTTCATGGGCTACACCCTGGGGCCGATCGTCAGCCATTACCTGAGTCTGCCCAACGGCGGCTTGACGGTGATGATGGCGCTGGCCGGCACTGCCATCATTTTCCTCGGCATGTCTGCTTATGCGCTGGTCACCAAGCGTGACCTGTCCTTCATGGGCGGCATGCTGACGGTTGGCGTGCTGGTGGCTTTCGTGGCCGGACTGGCGGCGATCTTCTTCAGCATCCCGGCCTTGTCGCTGACCGTATCCGCGGTGTTCGTGCTGCTGATGTCGGGCATGATCCTGTTCGAAACCAACAATATCGTGCGCGGCGGCGAGACCAATTACGTGATGGCTACCGTCAGTCTGTTCGTCTCGATTTTCAACCTGTTCACCAGCCTGTTGCAGCTGCTGGGATTCGTCAACAAAGAGTAA
- a CDS encoding zf-TFIIB domain-containing protein codes for MYCPVCKEKELVMSERQSIEIDYCPGCRGVWLDRGELDKIIQQSTHELTSARAQPAAPTRHQPEYRPEQHGSQYSDYRRPKKKESFWQELFD; via the coding sequence ATGTATTGCCCTGTATGCAAGGAAAAGGAGCTCGTCATGAGCGAGAGGCAGAGCATCGAGATCGATTACTGCCCCGGTTGCCGCGGCGTCTGGCTGGATCGCGGCGAACTGGACAAGATCATCCAGCAATCAACCCATGAACTGACAAGCGCCAGGGCGCAGCCGGCTGCTCCGACGCGGCACCAGCCTGAATACCGGCCGGAGCAGCATGGATCGCAGTACAGCGATTACCGCCGGCCGAAAAAGAAAGAGAGTTTCTGGCAAGAGCTGTTCGACTGA
- a CDS encoding NADP-dependent malic enzyme → MSTPTTLSAAEQALRDAALEYHRSPTRGKIAVVPTKPLSNQRDLSLAYSPGVAYACLAIHEDPEMAVEYTSRANLVGVVTNGTAVLGLGDIGPLAGKPVMEGKGCLFHNFAGIDVFDIELAERDPDKLVEIIAALEPTLGGINLEDIKAPECFYIEKKLRERMKIPVFHDDQHGTAIISSAALLNGLELVNKKIGEVKLVASGAGAAAIACLDLMVELGVKRENIFVCDSRGVIHDKREDKLDVSKQRYQQTTNARTLADAIVDADVFLGCSAPGVLSQDMVKAMGSQPIILALANPEPEIRPELALEARPDCIIATGRSDYPNQVNNVLCFPYIFRGALDCGATSITEAMKVACVREIADLTKAEISEEVASAYAGQELHFGPEYIIPKPFDSRLILRIAPAVARAAEESGVATRPIKDMEAYRQSLMRFVSHTGMFMRPVFVAARGEPQRIVYAEGEDERVLRAVQIALEEKLVRPILIGRPAVIEARIKRAGLRLQAGRDFELINPEDDVRFRQYWETYHEIKARDGVTPEMAKSTLRRSNTTIASLLVKLGDADGMLCGLVGRFDNHLEHVSDIIGLRDGAKCFATMNGLVLDKHTLFIADTFVNDDPDAEQLADIAAMAVEEVRRFGVPPKVAFLSHSMFGSSTRPSAKKMRAARDLFVKRMPDVEADGEMHGDAALSAEVRAQFLPKSTLSGDANVLVTPNLDAANILFNVLKMTGGQGVTVGPVLLGAAAPVHILNPSATVRRVVNMTALVVANAISAKQGV, encoded by the coding sequence ATGAGCACCCCAACCACTCTTTCTGCGGCCGAGCAGGCCCTGCGCGACGCGGCGCTGGAATATCACCGCAGCCCGACGCGCGGCAAGATCGCCGTGGTGCCGACCAAGCCCCTGTCGAACCAGCGCGACCTGTCGCTGGCGTATTCGCCCGGCGTGGCCTATGCCTGCCTGGCGATCCACGAAGATCCGGAAATGGCGGTGGAATATACCTCGCGCGCCAACCTGGTGGGCGTGGTCACCAACGGCACCGCGGTGCTGGGCCTGGGCGACATCGGGCCGCTGGCCGGCAAGCCGGTAATGGAAGGCAAGGGTTGCCTGTTCCATAATTTCGCCGGCATCGATGTGTTCGACATCGAACTGGCCGAGCGCGACCCGGACAAGCTGGTCGAGATCATCGCCGCGCTGGAGCCGACCCTGGGCGGCATCAACCTGGAAGACATCAAGGCGCCGGAATGCTTCTATATCGAAAAGAAGCTGCGCGAGCGCATGAAGATCCCGGTCTTCCACGACGACCAGCACGGCACCGCCATCATTTCCTCGGCGGCCCTGCTGAACGGCCTGGAGCTGGTCAACAAGAAGATCGGCGAAGTCAAGCTGGTGGCGTCCGGCGCCGGCGCCGCGGCGATCGCCTGCCTCGACCTGATGGTCGAGCTGGGCGTCAAGCGTGAAAACATTTTCGTCTGCGACTCGCGTGGCGTGATCCATGACAAGCGCGAAGACAAGCTGGATGTATCCAAGCAGCGCTACCAGCAGACCACCAATGCCCGCACCCTGGCCGATGCGATTGTCGATGCCGACGTGTTCCTCGGCTGCTCGGCGCCCGGCGTGCTGAGCCAGGACATGGTCAAGGCCATGGGTTCGCAGCCCATCATCCTGGCGCTGGCCAATCCGGAACCGGAAATCCGCCCTGAGCTGGCGCTGGAAGCGCGGCCGGACTGCATCATCGCCACCGGCCGTTCGGATTATCCGAACCAGGTCAACAACGTTTTGTGTTTCCCTTACATTTTCCGCGGCGCCCTGGACTGCGGCGCCACCAGCATCACGGAAGCGATGAAGGTCGCCTGCGTACGCGAGATCGCCGACCTGACCAAGGCCGAGATCAGCGAGGAAGTGGCGTCCGCCTATGCCGGCCAGGAACTGCATTTCGGCCCGGAATACATCATTCCGAAGCCATTCGATTCGCGCCTGATCCTGCGCATCGCGCCTGCGGTTGCGCGCGCCGCCGAAGAGTCGGGGGTGGCGACGCGTCCAATCAAGGACATGGAAGCTTACCGCCAGTCGCTGATGCGTTTTGTCAGCCATACCGGCATGTTCATGCGTCCGGTGTTTGTCGCCGCGCGCGGCGAGCCGCAACGCATCGTCTACGCCGAGGGCGAGGACGAGCGCGTATTGCGGGCGGTGCAGATCGCGCTGGAAGAAAAGCTGGTGCGGCCCATCTTGATCGGCCGTCCGGCGGTGATCGAGGCGCGCATCAAGCGCGCCGGCTTGCGCTTGCAGGCCGGACGCGATTTCGAACTGATCAATCCAGAAGACGATGTGCGTTTCCGCCAGTACTGGGAAACCTATCACGAGATCAAGGCGCGCGACGGCGTCACGCCCGAGATGGCGAAGTCGACCTTGCGCCGTTCCAACACCACCATTGCGTCGCTGCTGGTCAAGCTGGGCGACGCCGACGGCATGCTGTGCGGCCTGGTCGGGCGTTTCGACAACCACCTGGAACATGTGAGCGACATCATCGGCCTGCGCGACGGCGCCAAGTGCTTCGCCACCATGAACGGCCTGGTGCTGGACAAGCATACCTTGTTCATCGCCGATACCTTCGTCAACGACGATCCGGATGCCGAGCAGCTGGCCGATATCGCGGCGATGGCGGTGGAAGAGGTGAGGCGCTTCGGCGTGCCGCCCAAGGTGGCGTTCCTGTCGCACTCGATGTTCGGTTCCAGCACGCGGCCGTCGGCCAAGAAGATGCGCGCCGCGCGCGACTTGTTCGTCAAGCGCATGCCGGATGTCGAAGCCGATGGCGAGATGCACGGCGACGCGGCCCTGAGCGCAGAGGTAAGGGCGCAGTTCCTGCCGAAATCGACGCTGAGCGGCGACGCCAACGTGCTGGTGACGCCTAACCTGGACGCCGCCAATATCTTGTTCAACGTGTTGAAGATGACCGGCGGCCAGGGCGTTACGGTGGGACCGGTATTGCTGGGCGCCGCGGCGCCGGTGCATATCCTGAACCCGTCGGCGACGGTGCGCCGGGTGGTCAACATGACGGCGCTGGTGGTGGCAAACGCTATCTCTGCCAAGCAGGGAGTGTAA
- a CDS encoding dihydroneopterin aldolase, with the protein MKNESIASGVRWQIFVEALSTTTRVGLHPHEHEKAQAVELDIELSYRTGGQHDDDAASVIDYDHYCGVITAFLQAKPHTRLLETLASEVASLSFREFPMLDEIRVAIHKPKIRPNTARLGVASSWTRWSYETLLVLQPLESSVAA; encoded by the coding sequence ATGAAGAATGAGAGTATCGCCAGCGGCGTCCGCTGGCAGATTTTCGTCGAAGCCTTGTCGACGACGACGCGGGTCGGCCTGCATCCGCATGAGCATGAGAAAGCGCAGGCGGTGGAGCTGGATATAGAGCTGTCTTACCGCACCGGCGGCCAGCACGATGACGACGCCGCCTCGGTGATCGACTACGATCATTACTGCGGCGTGATCACGGCTTTCCTGCAAGCCAAGCCGCATACCCGCCTGCTGGAGACGCTGGCGTCGGAAGTCGCCAGCTTGTCGTTCCGCGAATTCCCGATGCTGGATGAAATCCGGGTTGCGATCCACAAGCCGAAGATTCGTCCCAACACCGCGCGGCTGGGTGTGGCTTCCAGCTGGACGCGCTGGAGTTATGAAACCTTGCTGGTGCTGCAGCCGCTGGAAAGCAGCGTCGCAGCCTGA
- a CDS encoding sarcosine oxidase subunit gamma — MLNETQLFQVQQESPFTELTQMLAPLAAGAGAAVSMEEKPFLELINLKGDADSAVLQKAVKSLTGAVLPLQPNTVTDSEKFTIYWLAPNEWLVQSKQPRLPALCADLTGALAGQFASVVDVSSGNTSLVLSGEKAREVLRKGCPLDFHPAVFTVGQCAQSHFFKAGVLLRPLAGGEYELVIRRSFADYFGRILLDACQEYLQ; from the coding sequence ATGTTGAATGAAACCCAGCTTTTCCAGGTGCAGCAAGAATCGCCGTTCACCGAACTGACGCAGATGCTGGCGCCGCTCGCGGCCGGCGCCGGCGCGGCGGTCAGCATGGAAGAGAAACCGTTCCTCGAACTGATCAACCTCAAGGGCGACGCGGATTCCGCCGTGCTGCAGAAAGCGGTCAAGAGCCTCACCGGCGCGGTTCTGCCGCTGCAGCCGAACACGGTCACGGACAGCGAGAAGTTCACCATTTACTGGCTGGCGCCGAATGAATGGCTGGTCCAGTCGAAACAGCCGCGCTTGCCGGCATTATGCGCGGATCTGACCGGCGCGCTGGCCGGACAGTTTGCTTCCGTGGTGGATGTCAGCAGCGGCAACACCAGCCTGGTGCTCAGCGGGGAAAAGGCGCGCGAGGTTTTGCGGAAAGGTTGTCCGCTGGACTTTCATCCGGCTGTGTTCACGGTTGGCCAATGCGCCCAAAGCCATTTCTTCAAGGCAGGCGTCTTGCTGCGGCCTTTGGCCGGCGGTGAGTATGAACTGGTGATCCGGCGCAGCTTCGCCGACTATTTCGGCCGTATCTTGCTGGACGCTTGCCAGGAGTATCTCCAATGA